In one Alnus glutinosa chromosome 12, dhAlnGlut1.1, whole genome shotgun sequence genomic region, the following are encoded:
- the LOC133851740 gene encoding transcription factor bHLH110-like: MESTNIHHQHQLQEQLTEYIFTSATHQSGYKASATHDWSPSIVLNGSNYNSYLTAENVPSSRESWQKFSIDDPLLSRPSVICQDLRFCDGKSTQQSANELLHLAKFKEEVPDTFPKLSEIVCSLSDISEESHSLPTKHEQQCSANYLCENLCLGNFSSGGQIPGQQPSAGDLYSNSHNPTSFGGVPGSNRYNFSHVFPFFSPSDLSTSLASNSLGLNLQTLDLLTSTNYGGNFSQASHDVIGAPKGSTSLSPDHMHMQDLADSPSNSSNKTSGLMNGVTRTKRQNVSEPKEFYAETKKSRSVSRCPCPPLKVRKEKLGDRIAALQKLVAPFGKTDTASVLTEAIGYIQFLHDQVQTLSTPYLKSSHSKPIRAMQPGLMKEDGAVPKRDLRSRGLCLLPLSCASYISGYD; the protein is encoded by the exons ATGGAGTCTACAAATATTCATCATCAGCATCAGCTCCAAGAACAGTTAACTGAGTATATTTTTACTTCAGCAACTCATCAGTCTGGCTACAAAGCATCAGCCACCCATGATTGGAGCCCAAGCATCGTTTT AAATGGTAGTAATTACAATAGCTATCTGACAGCTGAAAACGTCCCAAGTTCAAGGGAATCATGGCAGAAGTTTTCCATTGATGACCCTCTTCTTAGCCGACCTTCGGTCATTTGTCAAGACTTGCGTTTTTGTGATGGAAAAAGTACCCAACAATCAGCCAATGAACTACTGCACCTTGCAAAATTCAAAGAAGAGGTGCCAGACACTTTCCCAAAATTGAGTGAAATTGTATGCAGCCTCTCTGATATTTCAGAAGAATCGCATTCACTACCCACAAAACATGAGCAGCAATGTTCTGCTAATTATCTATGTGAGAATCTATGTCTCGGCAACTTCTCTTCTGGTGGACAGATCCCTGGACAACAGCCTTCGGCTGGAGATTTGTACTCTAATAGTCACAACCCTACAAGTTTTGGAGGAGTGCCTGGATCCAATAGATATAATTTCAGCcatgtttttccatttttttcacCCTCAGATCTGTCTACTTCATTAGCTTCAAATTCTTTGGGCTTAAACTTGCAAACATTGGATCTCTTGACATCTACCAATTATGGTGGGAATTTTAGCCAGGCTTCACATGATGTTATAGGTGCTCCTAAAGGAAGTACTTCTCTAAGCCCTGATCACATGCATATGCAAGACCTCGCAGACAGCCCATCAAATAGCTCCAACAAG ACATCAGGTTTAATGAACGGAGTTACAAGAACAAAGAGACAGAATGTTTCTGAGCCAAAAGAGTTTTATGCAGAAACAAAGAAGTCGCGGTCAGTATCACGATGCCCATGCCCACCACTGAag GTACGAAAGGAGAAGCTAGGGGACAGGATAGCAGCTCTTCAGAAATTGGTGGCACCTTTTGGCAAG ACAGACACAGCCTCCGTATTAACAGAAGCTATTGGGTACATCCAATTCCTTCATGATCAAGTCCAG ACATTGAGCACGCCTTATCTGAAGTCCTCGCACAGCAAGCCCATTAGAGCCATGCAACCG GGTTTGATGAAAGAGGATGGAGCAGTACCGAAGCGAGACCTTAGAAGTAGGGGGTTGTGCCTTCTGCCCCTATCATGTGCATCATATATAAGTGGTTATGACTGA